From the Lactuca sativa cultivar Salinas chromosome 9, Lsat_Salinas_v11, whole genome shotgun sequence genome, the window GCCACTATGGCAGGAAGGAGTTTTTTACGCTCTCTGTGCTGCTTATGCACTCGTGGCTCTAATTGCGCTGGTATGTTCATGATTTGGATCTTATGAGGGAATACGGTTGAAATTTGTTTAACCTAAAGTGGATTTCAGTTTGGGGTTTTGAAATTAGAGTGCGTTTTAACCTTTATTATTCGAGTAAATCGTTTGATTGCATATGTGTTTGTTTCAATTTTCCGGGAAATGTTTAGTACCAATTGTAATTAACTCAAAATTTTGGATTTCGAAAATTACTGATCATAGAAGTTAGCAGCTTTGTTATGATTTAATGGTGTTTGTCTTCAAGGTTAGTTATTGACCTCAAGTAGTGCAATATGAAACAGGGCTATTACTTGTTAAATATTTGGATTCTCTCAGGGTAGTAACAGTTCTTCATCTCTCCAAAAAGCTACTTTCTGACTTTATGTTCCAATCATCTTGGGGTTCTAGACTTTTGGAGGAATTATGTTATTTTCATCTTCACTTAAAGTTCAAATTGTTTGACCTAACATGGTTTTATTTGTTCTCATAGATTCAGATTACAACATTGATAATAGATAAGATATTTGACATTAATCATCAAACATGTTAATAACACAAGTAATGATGACTATCTCATTGATACCAATGAAACAAACCATGATTCCTCACGTGAATgactttttaaattaattttcagATTGAAATATAGTTTATGATTTGTGGTTGCTTGAGTGTATAAGACTATAATCATCTCTGAATACACACACACAGGTGCAACTTATTCGCATTCAATTGAGAGTGCCAGAATACGGATGGACAACACAAAAAGTTTTCCACTTGATGAATTTTGTGGTCAATGGATGTAAGGTTGCTACTCATTTtcataatttctttacctttttaTCTCCCTGTATATTTGATTCTTGTACATTCATATGCCTTTCCACAGTAAGAGCTCTTCAATTTGGATTTTACTGGTTTGTTTTTCACAACGAGCCAAAAGTAAGTTACCCTTTTGCATCTTCTACTTCTATAATAATGACAAAACAAGAAACTATTATTACATCATTACTCATTTGTTATTTAGTTATGCTAAATAGCTGTTACTCTTACTCTTGACACTGTAGGTATTAGATATAATACTTCTTGATTTTCCTGGTCTTCTATTTTTCTCAACATACACACTACTTGTGTTATTCTGGGCTGAGATATACCATCAGGTATTCACAATCAAGAAACTCTGTAATCTTTTCTTTTTATCATCTTTACTCACAATACTGTAATGTTTTTGTTgatataatcatataaataataaatgtggTTCTTGTCTCTGAATATCAGGCAAGAAGTCTCCCAGCTGATAAACTCAGACCTGCATATTTCATTGTCAATGGAGCTGTATACTTCCTTCAGGTAATACAAAAACTCACAGCCAAACTACAGAAAATTATAAAAAGAATAAGAATTCAGTGGATAAATCGATAAAATGGTGAAACTATGTTGTGTTTTTTCAATAGTTAATAAGAGTATAATGTTTTAACCACAAAGAAAAATAGGTAAGTGGCTAAATCGATAACAATGATGAAAGTACaagtgcttatatatatatatatatatatatatatatatatatatatatatatatatatatatatatatatatatattgtcattgAACTATATTCTAATTGCATTTGAACACTAGATTTGTATCTGGATATATATGAGATTCAGCCCTGTTGGTGTGGAGATTGCTGAACTCTTCTTTTCAGGTAAAAAAATGATATAATTTCATCCAGAAATGTGATTATTTTGCTTTTAAGATTTGAAATTTCATCATCAGTtaatatttttattgtttatgcAGTTATTTCATTCTGTGCTGCTCTGGGATTCATTATATATGGTGGGAGGTATCTATCCATCTAATGCTATGAAACTATGACCCccctcaaaataaataaataaataaataactgttTTTCTTATTTGTACATAATGAATTTCTTTTATTCTTGAAGGTTGTTTGTGATGCTTAGGCGCTTTCCAATTGAATCAAGAGGTCGCCAAAAAAAACTGCATGAGGTAAAAATGGTTATTTTCATAAAAGACCTTACATATTGTGTTTTTTCCATATTAAACCTCAACTTTATTTTTTTCTGAAAAGACCTTGCATTTTTTCTCTTTcgtattttttttttccatttttcccTTTTAGCAGTTCTTTTCTGGAAAAACTTGTCAAATGTGAGGGATTTTTTGGGAAAAAAGCAAAACTTTGAGGGGTTTTTCGGAAAAAAATTAAAAGGTTGAGGGTTTTATCTGAAAAAAAAGTTGAGGGGttaataaattttataaattgCAATACCATAATAAGTAAAATGTTGAAAATACAATGTTgtgatagaaagaaatgaaagtagtaTGTTGTTATAGTATTACACAAATAAATGAAACTACATTACCATATCTTGCATTTATCCAAATATAAAATATGTTTCATCTTCTTAACAATTTTATGCAACAATGTCACTTTTTATTTTACCAATTTATGCTACAATGTTTcactttcactttttttttttttctcataggTGGGATTTGTGACAGGAATTTGCTGCACATGTTTCTTAATAAGATGTGTAATGGTAAGCAAGAATTATctgtgcaaaagacgtaaatgccctcctcATTCCAACTTCCATTACTTTTGCTTACAAATTACAATAACTGAAATTATTTTGTAAAATAGGTTGCCATATCTGCATTTTATGAGGAAGCCGATATTCATGTTCTGGATCATCCCATTCTTGATTTTATCTACTACATGGTAATTTCAAAATTCATTATTTTAATCAGAaatcaatattttatttatttactttttgttggttttgttcacattaagtgtttgtcttgataaagtgTTACATACATTAggtcgtttttttttttaataaatcgtctgaatgagttgCTAAATGACCACTTTACCCTTATATTCCAAAAAACAAGTTTTATATTAATTACAAATTTTAATATGAGAGGAGTTGGGTGGTAAAACAGAAGGGCAAATATGTAAATAGTTTAGTGTCTTAATACACTAAGCCTGTTTTTTTCTTGGCTTGACacattaaataaaaaagaaacagtCAGAAGTTAAGGTCATGTCTCTTTTTATTTTTCCCATTAatgtgaataaaaaaaataaatgac encodes:
- the LOC111899028 gene encoding tobamovirus multiplication protein 1 — its product is MASSALGTRRFAAFEYKSVGGSLLLQWWDEIDESPLWQEGVFYALCAAYALVALIALVQLIRIQLRVPEYGWTTQKVFHLMNFVVNGLRALQFGFYWFVFHNEPKVLDIILLDFPGLLFFSTYTLLVLFWAEIYHQARSLPADKLRPAYFIVNGAVYFLQICIWIYMRFSPVGVEIAELFFSVISFCAALGFIIYGGRLFVMLRRFPIESRGRQKKLHEVGFVTGICCTCFLIRCVMVAISAFYEEADIHVLDHPILDFIYYMIVEIIPSALVLFILRKLPPRRMSDHYHPIK